Proteins from a single region of Oncorhynchus keta strain PuntledgeMale-10-30-2019 chromosome 20, Oket_V2, whole genome shotgun sequence:
- the syt11a gene encoding synaptotagmin-11a: MTEITNLRPAYEVSPVLAGFLGAGVLVVSVTVAVFLWTCCQRRYRQMTGSYKLQSGPCDPAVDPPYKFIHMLKGISIYPETLSNKKIVRVGRRPGSSRNGGGSGVEWGRNGERGRGGGGGGGGRVMLVDADPEMGLLNGSTHLQMSHLLPPAGQPRLERALPIRADYCCLESSSGGNSSSSSCDASKTASPFTPCQGEGTTTPHAALGTLSLSVDYNFPKKALVVTIVGAQGLPAVDEQAGSSDPYVKMTILPEKKHRVKTRVLRKTLEPVFDETFTFYGVAYSTLPDLTLHFLVLSFDRFARDDVIGEAAVPLAGLDPSTGRVHITQQISKRHIQCVSRGELLVSLSYQPVTHRLNVVVLKAKHLPRMDITGLSGNPYVKVNVFYSHKRIAKKKTHVKKCTLNPVFNESFIYDVPAELLADVSVEFLVVDFDRTTKNEVVGRLVLGGQSLMPTGVTHWREVCDNPRRQIAKWHTLGEY, from the exons AGGTGTCCCCGGTGCTGGCGGGCTTCCTGGGCGCCGGGGTCCTGGTGGTCTCAGTCACGGTGGCCGTCTTCCTCTGGACCTGCTGCCAGCGTCGCTACCGCCAGATGACGGGCAGCTACAAGCTCCAATCGGGGCCCTGCGACCCGGCCGTGGACCCGCCCTACAAGTTCATCCACATGCTCAAGGGAATCAGCATCTACCCGGAGACACTCAGTAACAAGAAGATCGTCCGCGTGGGTCGACGCCCTGGCTCCTCGCGAAATGGCGGTGGATCCGGCGTCGAGTGGGGTCGTAATGGCGAGCGAGGAAGAGGTGGAggcggaggagggggaggaagggtgaTGCTGGTGGACGCTGACCCAGAAATGGGCCTGCTCAATGGCTCCACCCACCTGCAGATGAGCCACCTGCTGCCTCCTGCTGGACAGCCCAGGCTAGAGCGGGCGCTGCCCATCCGAGCCGACTACTGCTGCCTGGAGAGCAGCTCCGGAggtaacagcagtagcagtagctgtGATGCCAGCAAGACAGCCTCGCCCTTTACTCCGTGCCAGGGGGAGGGCACCACCACGCCGCACGCTGCCCTAGGCACCCTCAGCCTGTCCGTGGACTACAACTTCCCCAAGAAGGCGCTGGTGGTGACCATTGTTGGCGCCCAGGGTCTGCCGGCCGTGGACGAGCAGGCGGGTAGCTCGGACCCCTACGTGAAGATGACCATACTGCCAGAAAAGAAGCATCGGGTCAAG ACCCGCGTCCTGAGGAAGACCTTGGAGCCAGTGTTTGACGAGACTTTTACGTTCTACGGCGTGGCCTACAGCACACTGCCCGACCTCACACTGCACTTCCTGGTGCTCAGCTTTGACCGCTTCGCCCGTGATGATGTCATCGGGGAGGCGGCAGTGCCTCTGGCCGGGCTGGACCCCAGCACAGGACGAGTTCACATCACCCAACAGATCAGCAAGAGACACATCCAG tgtgtgagcCGTGGGGAGCTGCTGGTGTCTTTGTCCTACCAGCCTGTCACTCACAGGCTCAATGTGGTGGTGCTGAAGGCCAAACACCTGCCCAGGATGGACATCACTGGCCTGTCAGGCA ACCCCTATGTGAAGGTGAACGTGTTCTACAGCCACAAGCGCATCGCCAAGAAGAAGACACACGTGAAGAAGTGCACACTCAACCCCGTTTTCAACGAGTCATTCATCTACGACGTGCCCGCCGAGCTGCTGGCCGACGTCTCCGTGGAGTTCCTGGTGGTCGACTTCGACCGTACCACCAAGAACGAGGTGGTGGGCCGCCTGGTGCTGGGTGGCCAGAGCCTCATGCCCACTGGGGTCACCCACTGGAGAGAGGTCTGCGACAACCCCCGCCGGCAGATTGCCAAGTGGCACACCCTGGGCGAGTATTAG